From a single Micromonas commoda chromosome 5, complete sequence genomic region:
- a CDS encoding hypothetical protein (cupC4): protein MGDWAHYQSLVTTNLTHLPAGRFVYGRRYLQPFEFSAFWHSAETNRAGARAARCEEPGADGGDGPAVHTNGNAGTNRGEPLVSGGGQTSCSSVASGDASFGTAARRRRNGGGGGGGSFWGSNSGRVGATGEWRRREPDGRGAGPPTPPPPGSSSASRRSPPIPVPCAKPRESHGATWPGFDASTRARDKAAAAAAWVPRGRWTNERRVNEALEAVPVNSGDVNDALARTSLGSPKPDGSLAPARASELTRALSQPSALASH, encoded by the coding sequence ATGGGCGACTGGGCGCATTACCAGTCTTTGGTGACCACGAACCTCACGCACCTCCCCGCGGGACGCTTCGTGTACGGCAGGCGTTACCTCCAGCCCTTCGAGTTTAGCGCGTTTTGGCACAGCGCCGAGACCAACCGAGCGGGGGCGAGAgccgcgaggtgcgaggaacccggcgcggacggggggGACGGACCGGCGGTGCACACGAATGGTAACGCGGGAACCAACCGGGGCGAGCCGCTCGTGTCGGGCGGGGGGCAAACGTCGTgctcgtccgtcgcgtcgggcgatGCGTCGTTCGGAAcggccgcgcggaggcgtcgtaatggcggcggcggcgggggtggttCGTTTTGGGGCAGTAATAGCGGCCgggtcggcgcgacgggggagtGGCGAAGGAGGGAGccggacgggcgcggggccggtccgccgacgccgccgccgcccgggtcTTCGAGCGCGAGTCGTCGGTCCCCGCCGATCCCCGTTCCCTGCGCGAAACCCCGCGAATCGCACGGCGCCACGTGGCCGGGATTCGACgcttcgacccgcgcgagagacaaagccgccgccgccgccgcgtgggtgCCCCGGGGTCGGTGGACgaacgagcgacgcgtcaacgaggcgctcgaggccgtcCCCGTCAACTCGGGCGACGtcaacgacgcgctcgcgaggacgAGCCTCGGATCCCCGAAACCCGACGGATCcctggcgccggcgcgggcgtctgAGCTCACGCGAGCGCTGTCGCAGCCGTCGGCGCTGGCGTCGCACTGA
- a CDS encoding predicted protein, with translation MFQEVGESEFRIIEHSGFYFGFAFGIVQMITFYCVDTLAPNFSGPLLPVFGFMVGYATNWFALKLIFRPIHPTRVCCCVVQGAFLKRQDQVSEKFSELNVELFCNAKNLWEEMMFGRLREEFGELVKRNTRRFTDVTIGKGAGAVKMVFGADAYARMREKIAQNLVNELPRCVPVSYEYQDKALEVEATVCKAMKGLPPDEFEGVLHPVFEEDEIKLIVVGGCLGALVGFAQYILLFSGGI, from the coding sequence ATGTTCCAGGAGGTGGGCGAGTCCGAGTTTCGAATCATCGAACACAGCGGGTTCTACTTCGGGTTCGCGTTCGGGATCGTGCAGATGATCACGTTCTACTGCGTCGACACGTTGGCGCCCAACTTCTCCGGCCCGTTGCTCCCGGTGTTTGGATTCATGGTGGGATACGCGACGAATTGGTTCGCGCTGAAACTGATCTTTCGCCCCATCCACCCCACGCGGGTGTGTTGCTGCGTCGTGCAGGGGGCGTTCCTGAAGCGCCAGGACCAGGTGAGCGAGAAGTTCAGCGAGCTCAACGTGGAGCTCTTCTGCAACGCGAAGAACCTCTGGGAGGAGATGATGTTCGGTCGTCTGCGGGAGGAGTTTGGCGAGCTGGTGAAGCGCAACACGCGCAGGTTCACGGACGTCACCATCGGcaagggcgcgggggcggtgaaGATGGtgttcggcgcggacgcctaCGCGCGGATGAGGGAGAAGATCGCGCAGAATTTGGTGAACGAGCTGCCGAGGTGCGTCCCGGTGTCTTACGAGTACCAGgacaaggcgctcgaggttGAGGCGACGGTGTGCAAGGCTATGAAGGGTCTGCCCCCCGACGAGTTTGAGGGCGTGCTGCACCCGGtgttcgaggaggacgagatcAAGCTGATCGTGGTGGGCGGGTGCCTCGGGGCGCTCGTGGGGTTCGCGCAGTACATCCTGCTGTTCAGCGGGGGAATATAG
- a CDS encoding ATP-dependent DNA helicase produces the protein MASHRASRLLEPFARRLRLSNRAPPRWGPVQRRAAAGFSSPAHSAEPMFRADAPHLEGMNDEQIAAIVAPVAPMKVLAGPGSGKTRVLVGRVTHLINELGVPPSHILCITFTNKAAREMRERLVASVGEENARQITAGTFHSVASRMLRKHVHLLDGYGRGNDFVIYDEADTKSIIRKIMVDVFMEDKKKADPALAKSRISAAKSAVDACVGMDGRRMARALCDTRPSLKRDPYIRDQFPRLYDEYEANLRSSNALDFDDLLSAAVALLRTSEEARLFYRQRWRHVLVDEFQDTSLSQYELIRALAAETARVFVVGDVDQAIYSWRGAEVANIRTKFDSDFAGAGTVLLTKNYRSTATIVKAAQAVIGESRDRSPLELDAVRPGGKDVAVVATEDEIEEADFAAREAARAARSGVPLKDIAVLYRTHSQSRPLEEAFIRAGVPHVVVGDTAFYTRKEIKDLVAYLRVLFNSRDTVSLQRIINTPPRKIGPGTLEKLEAWAAGLPWVDGMPQPLGMALLDRTWSTPDQDDLLPPAADMGLAAGAYKAVSGFVSVMRELGEAVEVSDPGALTEEVVRRIGFEEYVADMENGDERVGYVKELVSIASDPSAVESLDGVDGGGAAGGGDNGATKRKSTGHAGLGEFLEGISLLMSAETRSEDEGADAVKLMTLHAAKGLEFDTVLITGCEDELIPFKRGDASSDAAEHDEEVRLFYVGLTRAKRKLFLCRAFKRQRFGRTVYADPSPFLEVIRESLVGGKPPQARRAGMGINPAEDDANTDESPRRAALGSDSLAEHLRRTTGAKAATGGSPAFRKYAAGESGGYAKANAWKRRMNSAREGGGGGVLGGRRGTREAMGEDDPEAAARRAARRASKGSSRDATRATKPRATGVAGAAGGPRAAPRRSRGKIE, from the coding sequence aTGGCGAGccaccgcgcgtcccgaCTCTTGGAACCGTTCGCGCGTCGGTTACGGCTCTCCAatcgcgcgcccccgcgatgGGGCCCCGTGCAGCGCCGGGCGGCCGCCGGGTTCAGCTCGCCCGCGCACTCGGCCGAACCGATgttccgcgccgacgcgccccacCTCGAGGGGATGAACGACGAGCagatcgccgcgatcgtagctcccgtcgcgccgatgaAGGTCCTCGCGGGTCCTGGCTCGGGCAAGACCCGCGTGCTCGTGGGGCGCGTCACGCACCTGATtaacgagctcggcgtgccGCCGTCGCACATCCTCTGCATCACCTTCACTAacaaggcggcgcgggagatgcgcgagaggctcgtcgcgtcggtcgGCGAGGAAAACGCGAGGCAGATCACTGCGGGCACGTTCcactccgtcgcgtcgcgcatgCTGCGCAAGcacgtccacctcctcgacggctaCGGCCGCGGCAACGACTTCGTAATCTACGACGAGGCTGACACGAAATCCATCATCCGCAAGATCATGGTGGACGTCTTCATGGAGgacaagaagaaggcggacCCGGCCCTCGCAAAGTCTCGCATCTCCGCCGCAAAgtccgccgtggacgcctGCGTCGGCATGGACGGCCGCCGCATGGCGCGCGCCCTCTGCGACACCCGGCCGTCGCTCAAGCGCGATCCTTACATCCGCGATCAGTTCCCTCGCCTCTACGACGAGTACGAGGCAAACTTGCGTTCGTCCAACGCCCTCGATTTCGACGACctgctctccgccgccgtcgcgctgctgcgcacgagcgaggaggcgaggctTTTCTACAGGCAGAGGTGGCGCCACGTGTTGGTGGACGAGTTTCAGGACACGTCGCTCTCTCAGTACGAGCTCAttcgcgctctcgccgcggagacggcgagggtgTTTGTggtgggcgacgtcgaccagGCCATCTacagctggcgcggcgcggaggttgcGAACATCAGGACCAAGTTCGACTCCGACTTtgccggcgccgggacggtCCTCCTGACCAAAAATTACAGGAGCACGGCGACCATCGTCAAGGCGGCGCAAGCCGTCATAGGCGAGTCGAGGGACAGGTctccgctcgagctcgacgcggtgcgaCCCGGGGgcaaggacgtcgccgtcgtcgccacggaggacgagatcgaggaggcggacttcgcggcgagggaggcggcgagggcggcgaggagcggcgTGCCGTTGAAGGACATCGCGGTGCTTTACCGGACCCACTCGCAGTCGAGGCCGCTGGAGGAGGCTTTCATtcgcgcgggggtgccgcACGTGGTCGTCGGGGACACGGCGTTCTACACCCGCAAGGAGATCAAGGACCTCGTGGCGTACCTCCGGGTGCTTTTCAACTCGCGCGATACCGTCAGTTTGCAGCGGATCATCaacacgccgccgaggaagatCGGGCCGGGCACcctcgagaagctcgaggcgtGGGCCGCGGGCCTGCCGTGGGTGGACGGGATGCCGCAGCCGCTGGGCATGGCGCTGTTGGACCGCACGTGGTCGACGCCGGACCAGGACGACTTActcccgcccgcggcggacatgggcctcgccgcgggcgcgtacaAGGCCGTGAGCGGGTTCGTGTCGGTGATGCGAGAGCTCGGCGAAGCGGTGGAGGTTTCCGATCCGGGTGCGCTGACGGAGGAGGTTGTTCGAAGGATCGGGTTCGAGGAGTACGTCGCGGACATGGagaacggcgacgagcgcgtggggTACGTCAAAGAGCTCGTGTCCATCGCGAGCGATCCGTCCGCGGTCGAGTCGctggacggcgtggacggcggcggcgcggcgggtggtggGGACAATGGGGCGACGAAGAGGAAGTCGACGGGCCACGCGGGACTGGGCGAGTTTCTGGAGGGCATCTCGCTGCTGATGTCGGCGGAGACCCGGTCGGAGGAtgagggcgcggacgccgtcaagCTGATGACGctgcacgcggcgaagggccTCGAGTTTGACACCGTGCTGATCACCGGGTGCGAGGACGAGCTGATTCCGTTcaagcgcggggacgcgtcgtcggacgcggcggagcacgacgaggaggttcgGCTCTTCTACGTCGGGCTGACCCGCGCCAAGCGTAAGCTCTTCCTGTGCCGAGCCTTCAAGCGCCAACGGTTCGGAAGGACCGTGTACGCCGACCCTTCGCCGTTCCTCGAGGTCATAAGGGAgtcgctcgtcggcggcaagCCCCCGcaggctcgacgcgcgggcaTGGGAATTaaccccgccgaggacgacgcaaACACCGACGAAtcgccgagacgcgcggctcTCGGCAGCGACagcctcgccgagcaccttcGCAGGACCACCGGCGCAAAGGCGGCCACGGGCGGGTCGCCGGCGTTCAGGAAAtacgccgccggcgagagcggcgggtACGCCAAGGCTAACGCGTGGAAGAGGAGGATGAACTCGGCGCGGGAAGGGGGGgggggcggcgtcctcgggggaAGAAGGGGGACGAGGGAGGcgatgggcgaggacgacccggaggctgcggcgcgaagagccgcgaggagggcgtcgaagGGCTCGTCCCGGGatgcgacgagggcgaccaagccgcgggcgacgggggtcgcgggcgccgcgggtgggccgcgagccgcgcccAGGAGGAGCCGCGGCAAGATCGAATGA
- a CDS encoding predicted protein: MNPRRAQLASMLTLLAVVVAARHAAGQAIPSAETRARTTSQTETQTARVSHRPAGRPGVPAASAAASGRDALPSDVSAPRLTSRRASLRLCDGGDPVPTTVFSEETLCLEQPLPGVTRGEARRRALHAASVDVTFAGDRVAPEHVSDPELVTPSDVDDDDTAGGGDELLHIDDEETFEEETSDDDAVEDVFVRFTLSVAGLPAGAKGALEAAVTVVPVGRFSYDIVWYELSVTYPTFYSHQVDVTIQEGHDAGKPEEEIEQDVEDLKEGSATFFPCTNFIAGPFCDEAGISA, from the coding sequence ATGAACCCCcgacgcgcacagctggcgtcgaTGCTGACgctgctcgccgtcgtcgtcgccgcgcgacacGCCGCGGGGCAGGCGATACCCTCGGCCGAGACGCGAGCCCGAACGACTTCCCAAACCGAAACCCAAACCGCCCGCGTCTCGCACAGACCCGCGGGACGTCCCGGCGTtccggccgcgtccgccgccgcgtccggccgcgacgcgcttccGTCGGAcgtctccgcgccgcgactcacgtcgcgccgcgcgtcgcttcgcctctgcgacggcggggacccCGTCCCGACGACGGTCTTCTCCGAGGAGACGCTGTGCCTGGAGCAGCCGCTGCCCGGGgtgacccgcggcgaggccaggcgccgggcgcttcacgcggcgtcggtcgacGTCACGTTCgcgggcgaccgcgtcgcgcccgagcacGTCAGCGACCCCGAACTCGTGACGCCctcggacgtcgacgacgacgacacagccggcggcggcgacgagctcttacacatcgacgacgaggaaacCTTCGAGGAGGAAacctcggacgacgacgccgtcgaggacgtcttCGTCCGCTTCACGCTGAGCGTCGCGGGTctgcccgcgggcgcgaagggcgcgctcgaggccgccgtcaccgtcgtgcCCGTCGGGAGGTTCTCCTACGACATCGTGTGGTACGAGCTATCGGTGACCTACCCAACATTTTACTCACACCAGGTGGACGTAACGATTCAGGAGGGACACGACGCGGGAaagccggaggaggagatcgagcaggacgtcgaggacctGAAGGAAGGGTCCGCGACGTTCTTCCCGTGCACGAACTTCATCGCGGGGCCGTTCTGCGACGAGGCGGGGATATCGGCGTGA
- a CDS encoding hypothetical protein (expressed; predicted protein): MLPLAILVPPSLAAGVAGTWWAGRLAATRALGAAEPPRGTFAGSAAGVAGAACFWSAMGATVFPAFDAMSSTPAKIESFRDFTRSAGPPTVARCGGVLACFFVAGASKTATDVLMASPKAP, encoded by the coding sequence ATGCTCCCGCTGGCCATCCTGGTgcccccgtcgctcgcggcgggggtggcgggAACGTGGTGGGCGGGccggctcgcggcgacgcgcgcgctgggcgcggCCGAGCCCCCGCGGGGTACTTTCGCGGGTTCGGCAGCGGGCGTCGCTGGCGCGGCGTGTTTTTggagcgcgatgggcgcgacggtgttcccggcgttcgacgcgatgtcttccacgccggcgaagaTAGAGTCGTTCAGGGACTTCACCCGGTCCGCGGGTCCGCCCACGGTCGCGAGGTGCGGCGGGGTGTTGGCGTGCTTCTTCGTCGCGGGAGCGTccaagacggcgacggacgtgttgatggcgtcgccgaaaGCTCCGTGA
- a CDS encoding predicted protein has product MDTNRLAKELREIQSDTKSGVTVEVLGDNLAHMQGTLKGPEESPYEGGKFYVDIQLTNSYPFEAPKMRFITKVWHPNVSSANGAICLDILKDQWSPALSIKTAMLSLQALLSTPEPNDPQDAVVARQYLDSYEEFVKHAKEWTAKYASENRKDEKEEKLKEMGFGEAAVRNALSRAAGDEQQALELLLTGL; this is encoded by the exons ATGGACACGAACAGGCTCGCGAAGGAACTCCGGGAGATCCAGTCGGACACCAAGTCCGGCGTGACCGTGGAGGTCCTGGGCGACAACCTCGCGCACATGCAGGGCACGCTCAAGG GACCCGAGGAATCCCCGTACGAGGGCGGCAAGTTCTAC GTGGACATCCAGCTCACCAACTCCTACCCGTTCGAGGCTCCCAAGATGCGCTTCATCACCAAGGTGTGGCATCCCAACGTCAGCAGCGCAAACGGCGCCATCTGCCTCGACATCCTCAAAGATCAGTGGTCGCCCGCGCTGAGCATCAAGACGGCGATGCTCTCGCTCCAGGCGCTCCTGTCCACCCCCGAGCCCAACGATCCGCaggacgcggtcgtcgccagGCAGTACCTGGACAGCTACGAGGAGTTTGTCAAGCACGCGAAGGAGTGGACGGCAAAGTACGCCAGCGAGAACAGGAAGGATGAGAAGGAAGAAAAGCTCAAGGAGATGGGGTTCGGCGAGGCTGCGGTGCGGAACGCGCTGTCCAGGGCGGCTGGGGACGAGCAGCAGGCGCTGGAGCTGCTCCTCACCGGGCTCTGA
- a CDS encoding predicted protein, whose protein sequence is MALASAAVATPAPSWRATNRVGERVGMTFSVATRSRPRAAARRSVAAAASSFEVPAEYVALAADLVDAAARITVKHFRTPLEIDDKNDASPVTIADKGAEAAMRALVRERFPTHAIFGEEEGIELGEGGSQEWTWVFDPIDGTKSFITGKPLWGTLVALLHDGEPVLGVLDQPVLKERWVGVKGQPSTLNGEAISTRGCKSLGDAYMYSTTPYMFEGDNLTPYKEVAKHVKVPMFGCDCYAYGLLAAGHCDLVIEADLKPYDYMALVPIIKGAGGVFTDWKGRELRWEGSQEALAAGKFQGEVIAAGDAETHAAAIKRMEMALGVYFVKPEK, encoded by the coding sequence ATGGCCCTCGCATCCGCAGCCGTCGCGACCCCGGCCCCGTCGTGGCGCGCCACcaaccgcgtcggcgagcgcgtcgggatGACTTTttcggtcgcgacgcgctcccgaccgcgagccgccgcgcgccgatccgtcgccgccgccgcgtcctccttcgAGGTTCCCGCCGAgtacgtcgccctcgccgcggatctcgtggacgccgccgctcgcatcACCGTGAAGCACTTTCGCACACCGCTGGAGATCGACGACAagaacgacgcgtcgccggtgaccaTCGCCGAcaagggcgccgaggcggccatgcgcgcgctcgtccgcgagcggtTCCCGACGCACGCCATcttcggcgaggaggagggcatcgaactcggcgagggcggatcGCAGGAGTGGACCTGGGTCTTCGATCCCATCGACGGCACCAAGTCGTTCATCACGGGTAAGCCGCTGTGGGGCACGCTGGTGGCGCTGCTCCACGACGGCGAACCCGTGCTCGGCGTATTGGATCAGCCCGTGCTGAAGGAGCGGTGGGTCGGGGTCAAGGGGCAGCCATCCACGCTCAACGGCGAGGCCATCTCGACCCGCGGGTGTAAGTCCCTGGGCGACGCGTACATGTACTCCACAACCCCGTACATGTTCGAGGGCGATAACCTGACGCCGTACAAGGAGGTTGCGAAACACGTCAAGGTTCCGATGTTCGGCTGCGACTGCTACGCGTACGgtctgctcgcggcgggtcacTGCGACCTCGTCATCGAGGCTGACCTGAAGCCGTACGATTACATGGCGCTGGTGCCCATCATcaagggcgccggcggcgtgttCACGGATTGGAAGGGGCGGGAGCTGCGGTGGGAGGGGTCGCAGGAGGCACTCGCGGCGGGGAAGTTTCAGGGGGAGGTGATCGCGGCGGGTGACGCGgagacgcacgccgcggcgattaAAAGGATGGAGATGGCGCTGGGTGTCTACTTCGTCAAACCCGAAAAGTAA
- a CDS encoding predicted protein — protein MCRLVEEPLGPGTLHGGLLDGRREWPEIVQVLACDPDSFEPLDLTEGVYESEAGSETRVMMTYDDGEWDGAPRRGIGRRDANIANIAPLPGETWLGCWAATCAFVAAGTNATLGACRTDRPKHTLAPLPEKGYPGLVAPICLQRRRRQLLWLMFGGAGASDVDERAQIGIGIVCVYATLNYVRYLRSLGARTRVFEAARARAMATAGRLASIGRWELAVALTRAAVPEMESDPPNAPKAVQEINRPRRFRWSVPNANNIRSFLRMSLSSRQWCRLCLLDSSFPHTKSEDPSVVRHVESNIAVSDWFIDQVYAGTVVRPDNLQDIERLSLSVILTSQAIREMYTVVCKDGKRVLSLEEAVTRDLARTAGGLSVQGNYPSALARLAAAMQARARALGIMAQHLGLDAMSVEDACCLGPPLFIWPHECEHEQPLYKAVRALVGIVKITSACDSERRPSLPAQP, from the exons ATGTGCAGGCTCGTGGAAGAACCGCTCGGTCCCGGTACCCTGCACGGCGGTCTGTTAGATGGAAGACGCGAGTGGCCGGAGATCGTGCAAGTCCTCGCGTGCGATCCGGACTCCTTCGAGCCCCTGGACCTGACGGAGGGAGTCTACGAGAGCGAGGCGGGCAGCGAGACCCGGGTGATGATGACctacgacgacggcgagtgggacggggcgccgcgacggggcatcggacgacgcgacgcaaACATCGCAAACATCGCCCCGCTCCCGGGGGAAACCTGGCTCGGCTGCTgggccgcgacgtgcgcgttcgtcgcggcgggcacgaaCGCAACGCTGGGCGCGTGCCGAACCGATCGACCGAAGcacacgctcgcgccgttgCCGGAGAAGGGGTACCcgggcctcgtcgcgcccatcTGCCTGCAGAGGCGAAGGCGACAGCTGCTGTGGCTCATgttcgggggcgcgggcgcgagcgacgtcgacgagagAGCGCAAATCGGCATCGGCATCGTGTGCGTGTACGCCACGTTGAACTACGTcaggtaccttcgttcgctcggtgcgaggacgcgcgtgttcgaagccgcgagggcgcgggcgatggcgacggcgggcagGCTGGCGTCGATTGGCCGATGGgaactcgccgtcgcgttgaCTCGAGCGGCTGTCCCGGAGATGGAAAGCGATCCGCCAAACGCGCCGAAAGCCGTCCAAGAGATCAACCGCCCTCGAAGGTTCAGATGGAGCGTGCCGAATGCCAACAATATACGCTCTTTCCTCAGGATGTCCTTATCCTCGCGGCAATGGTGTCGTCTGTGCCTGCTCGATTCTTCGTTCCCCCACACGAAGAGTGAGGACCCGTCGGTGGTCCGGCACGTGGAGAGCAACATCGCCGTCTCTGATTGGTTCATCGATCAGGTATACGCAGGGACGGTCGTGCGCCCGGACAACCTGCAAGACATCGAACGTCTCTCGCTGTCGGTCATACTCACGAGTCAAGCCATCCGCGAGATGTACACCGTCGTCTGCAAGGATGGCAAACGGGTGCTctcgctcgaggaggcggtgacgcgAGATCTGGCGCGAACAGCCGGAGGGTTAAGTGTCCAAGGGAACTATccatccgcgctcgccaggtTGGCTGCCGCGATGCaagcacgcgctcgagccctGGGCATCATGGCGCAACACCTCGGTCTCGATGCGATGAGCGTCGAGGATGCGTGCTGTTTGGGCCCGCCGTTGTTCATTTGGCCCCACGAGTGCGAACACGAACAACCCTTGTACAAG GCAGTGAGGGCGTTGGTTGGGATCGTGAAGATCACATCCGCGTGCGATTCCGAGAGGCGGCCCTCGCTGCCCGCACAGCCGTAG
- a CDS encoding protein kinase (Similar to a protein kinase from Chlamy whose phosphorylation is regulated by genetic adhesion during Chlamydomonas fertilization.) has product MTSPVPATATSSLRALLNTPLQAVFEARLESPTQTWRPSSGSGGATQRVVTLRHNDTVGMALTKLARHRGGLTGAPVTIEPDPLHADCMDHGSRVDRDDGYEAAVLLGFFDTGDALRALIDALPDEDRKRATGEIIAPTRNVLAWMKLLEQMQKGVTNRRLVQVLGDDAELLYRPNLRGVTLGEAVREGFLHNKSANGFVHRLAIFDEKGEITRVFSMSDAVRYLALRSDDMGGLEDMTLAELGLGQDTERLVTVDPSVPAIEAFARMCHKGVSGVGVLDKTQGLIANLSASDLRGVTPEHFGMLGLPVAEFLALLHGTSYAGFSHIESQNRSNPFFANAKEKAKVLVVAKSDDVLGKVLQLVRERGVHRIYVCERGNKPVGVVTLTDILARVALAADPLVSDVVERFA; this is encoded by the coding sequence ATGACGTCCCCCGtgccggcgaccgcgacctcctcgctccgcgcgctgctcaaCACCCCGCTGCAGGCCGTCTTCGAAGCTCGCCTCGAGTCGCCGACGCAGACCTGGCGCCCGAGCtcgggcagcggcggcgccacgcaACGCGTCGTGACCCTCAGGCACAACGACACCGTGGGGATGGCGCTGACGAAGCTGGCGaggcaccgcggcggtctcaccggcgcgccggtgacgatcGAACCGGACCCGCTGCACGCGGACTGCATGGACCACGGCTCGCGGGTGGACCGAGACGACGGATACGAAGCCGCCGTGCTCCTCGGGTTCTTCGACACGGGAGACGCCCTGAGGGCTCTTATCGACGCCCTCCCCGACGAGGACAGaaagcgcgcgacgggggagatAATCGCCCCGACCCGAAACGTCCTCGCGTGGATGAAGTTGCTCGAGCAGATGCAGAAGGGCGTGACGAACAGGCGGCTCGTGCAggttctcggcgacgacgccgagctcctttACCGTCCCAACCTCCGAGGCGtcaccctcggcgaggctGTCCGAGAGGGCTTCCTCCACAACAAGAGCGCCAACGGGTTCGTGCACAGGCTGGCCATCTTCGACGAGAAAGGCGAGATCACGCGCGTGTTCAGCAtgagcgacgcggtgcgTTACCTGGCGTTACGATCCGACGACATGGGCGGACTCGAGGACATGACACTCGCGGAACTCGGCCTGGGCCAGGACACCGAAAGGCTCGTAACGGTGGACCCCTCCGTGCCGGCCATAGAGGCGTTTGCTCGCATGTGCCACAAAGGCgtgagcggcgtcggcgtgctgGATAAGACCCAGGGTTTAATCGCGAACCTCAGCGCGTCGGACCTGCGGGGCGTCACCCCCGAGCACTTCGGCATGCTGGGCCTCCCGGTTGCCGAGTTCCTCGCCCTGCTTCACGGAACCTCCTACGCCGGCTTCTCGCACATCGAATCGCAGAACCGAAGCAACCCTTTCTTCGCCAACGCCAAGGAAAAGGCGAaggttctcgtcgtcgcgaaatccgacgacgtgctcgggAAGGTGCTTCagctcgtgcgcgagcgcggcgtgcacAGAATTTACGTGTGCGAGAGAGGGAACAAGCCAGTCGGGGTGGTTACGCTGACGGATATTCTCGCCAgggtcgccctcgccgccgacccgctCGTCAGCGACGTCGTGGAGAGGTTCGCGTGA